The sequence CAAGTAAAGGTACAAATACTGTATTACCTAAGGATCTAGTTTTATGGCTTGGAAAATTCACACAGAACTAGATACGTATTTAAAATGCATTCCAAGCTGTTAAAATAGAACAATTGATATAATATCACTCACTGATAGGATACTATTTTTTTGAAGGTATACTTGTAAATGTACCGCCTCAACTTGGTTCACAAAAACAGATGTCAGCGTTTGATGTTGAAAAGACCAGGCGGATTGCTGAGTACAGGATTCACATAGAAAGAGTTATTGGCGGAGGCCGGCGATTTAAAATCCTTAACCGTCAATTTTCTAATTATATGTATGTTAGTGATAttaatgtgtatgcatgtatcttACTAACTTTGACAACCCTTTAGTTGTTGGTTAATTTATTGTAACAAAACACTGTACATAGTAATGATATTTTACAAAATCATGTACATACAACAGATCTATATAGATCCAAAGtattgtgtaaatatttttctGGATAGTATTTCTGGAATGATATGACAAATATAAAAGTCTTCTAACAACTGTTCCAGTTGATTCCAATATTCTAAATTAGCCAGAATGCGGTCAACCACAACAGTGTTATTGCTGTAACAACAAAATCGCACCACTCAACTCCAAGGATGGCGATTTCACCTTGTACTTGTGCATAATAGTGATTATTGTGTCGTAAGTGTAAACTACCATCAGTATCTTGCTGCATAAAAAGTTTTTGTCCAAACTTGCTggctatttcagagggggtcaTTTCAACAGTAATGCATTTCTCAATGCTATACGGACACTTCACTTCCACACAACCTCGACATGAAGTATCAACATTGGAACATAGTACTATACCATCTGAACTAGCACCAAGGTAAGACTTGTTAGGCATTAAATGCAGCCCTGAGTGGGTGACTGTCATTTCTTCACCTACACTAAGACAATCTTCAATGTAACATCTAATAGCATTCTGTTCATTTTCTCTACCCCAACGGATTTGGGGTGGCAACACTGTTAGCTGTTTGCCATATCCCATAATATCCTTGACTAATCGTCTTGAATCTGTTGTCTGTTTTCTGCTTCTGATTTCACCAAACCTGGAACTAGTCAGCCTTACATTCCTTAGTGCATGCCTTAACTTGCAATCACTTTGATCCCTTGTTGCTCCCTCTATCCTTTCAACTACATCAATATCCAACTTTGCTTTATCCAAGTACTCATAGCACTGCTGTGTTGTAGGGTCAAACAAACTGTCGCAAGTGAGAGTAGTGGCATGCTCCCGGCTGAACAAGATGTGATTCCACAGTGTTGAAGATGACACATCTAATGCAGTAGCACTAGATTTCCAAAACTGACCAAGCCCTGTACTAGGAACAGTTCTCTCtattctttcaagcaacttctGTGCAGCTTCTTCATCTAATTTCTGATGACAAGGACGGCGAGGATCAAAAGAGGTTCGTGGGATGTGCTTTTCTTCCACTCAACCATGACTAGGCTTCACAAATACCATGTCATTCGCACAGGTAGGTGGAACCGATTTCTTGGGTGGCTGATTCCACTTCATTGCCTGAGAAGTCTTGGACACTTCAGTTGGAAACTCATCACTCTGTCTCAGTACATGGTGCTCCACAAAAAACAGCAGAGCTGCCACGTGATTGCATGCTTGGCCCAATCTGTGAAAAGAGAAAAcgtatagctacatgtaatacTATGGAACTGTACAATTAATGAACTAGATactatttatatatttaatggTGCTCTACATAACATAAGGATCAGGGCAATACAGTTATATTCTCATCCAGAGACACAAGAACACTGAGCACTGTAGACATCACCATTTTCACTATTCACACTGACAAACACTTCCAGTGCTTCATCACAGGTACGTAAATGAATGGTAAACAAAAGCTCGAAAATAAAGCGCTTTCAGTGCGGACTCAGGCAAGACAGGGCACTGGTACAACCACACATTCTTTACGTATCCATCATAAAAATACTTATAGGCCTTCAGAGACTTGAAGGCTCTCAGAGAATCCATGTCAAATGTCTTATCATGACCATAGACTAAGTAAATTATAAGATTCATAAACGTGAAGTCGTTTAAAACACCTCTTAAGGTCTTGGTCCAGTGAGTGACACTAGAGAATGATGGTAATAAATTCAAGATCCTCTTCACTTCATCTGTCAAGTACGACAGAGCAATGGGAGTTGTATCATTGCTTCTACTTGGCTGTATTGCTCCAATTCGTGCCATTCCTAATAATCTTTCAGTTATGTCACTCTTCCGCACCGCGCCAGTTAACCGTACTCCCAAATGCTTCGACAGATTTCTCAAGTTCTCCACCTTCATCGAGCCTAGTGACTGTTTCAACGAGTCGATTTCATCGTCTGTCAAGTATTGTCCTCAAAACAGCAAAGATTCCACTTCACTATTCATTGTATTCTCGGAGACATTCGCCATTTCACTCAACACATCATAGCATCGGCCCAGCTGAGCCAGTCATTTGCCTACCGTGATACGGATTATAAAAATGATACGGCTTCTCCGTGTTACATGGAAGTGGTCtatagcttgacatgcttagcacatgcagttgagcatcacatgaaagagataatctttcactttaacatcacatcagatcaataaaaggtatagtgtgcatgactatgacctccattgcagtcctgaccactcaaaatatctccagagtAAATTGTGTTAagtgcaattaaactagtctaaaataattgtagcatggtaaactgtagcattaactgAAACATAACTTATGACACATACAATAATGCTAAGTCTTCTAAAACACTTTCTgccatccaaccagatagtcaacctcCAAATGCTGCACCACtcatacttgaaagtatttgtgaatcagttgagtcagaagcagaccttaggtcaatgtataaactttgccccggtaaaaattttttcctggctacgccactgataaGGACTAGAAATTAGCTATGCTACATGTACTGACCATGGTTATGGAGGACAAATTAAACTTGCGTATCATCATCTCAAGTACTAGGACATGCAACTATAAAAATTTTTGCAGTTACTTTAAACAGTGTGATAGTATATCTTTCTTTTTATAAAGATTCTTTGTAGTATATCTTCCTTTTTATAAAGATTCTTTTGTAGTTTGCATTAAAGACACCACACTTCTGCTTAGTGCATTGAAAAATGTGGACACAGCTGAAAGCAAAAATGCAACCTCACTAGAACCCTCATTGTGCATGAGGATCAAGCTCAAATTATCTGGCTTTAGAAATTGATAAATATTcatttttaattattattagttcTGGTCCTTGTGGAAAGTGGCACCAGGGTACTATATACGTACATTCACCCACACACATAATGTACTACATATCATTCTGTTGTGGTCCATTACAGGTCAAGTACAGTTGGCTCTTCCATGAGgttcacaactagtggaatGAGCTCATCATCTTATTGGGGATATGACCAACCATCTGAACCTGGTGTGTGTGGTCTCAGTAATCTTGGGAATACCTGCTTTATGAACTCTGCTCTCcaggtatgtatgtacgtacgtgtgtgtgtgtgggttgggtgagtgcatgtgtgtgtgcatgtccgtgtgtgtgcgcgcgtgtgtgtgtgtgtgtgtgagtgtgtgtgggtgggtgagtgagtgcatgtgtgtgtgtgtgtgtgcctataCTGTATGTCTACAATGCACATATGATTTGACATGTAATGTATACCAATTAAATAAAAAAATGTATTGCTTCTATTTCAGTGTCTCAGCAATACGTACACTTTGACGGATTACTTTTTGAGTAAGTCACTTATATTGTATAATGTGTATGTACCATGTTGCACAATTACCATAGTACTGAATTGTACACTTATTTGGTAACTGCATGTATATAAACATACTGTATTCAGTCGCTTAGTTTTCTAttaattttgatttgtacttttATTCAACTGATTTTTGTATATGTGCTATCTGTTTGTTATATCTCTTACCCTTAAATGAGAGGCACAAAATTTACTAGCTACACAAGCCTAATACTGATGCTGTGtgcatatgtactgtatattgtacgtactgtagcTAATTGTTTAAATGGTTAacttttgtgtatgtatactcTTTTGTTATTGAGTTTGTGCCCTTTGCCTTGTACAGAGGATGCATACCGTAAGCATATCAATGAGAAGAACCCCTTGGTGATGGGAGGGAACTTGGCTAAAGCTTATGGTAGTCTTCTTCATGAAATGTGGAGTGGAAAGACCTCCTACATCCATCCTCGGAACCTGAAGGTCAGTGTTTGCATGTCTTAaagtgtgtacatatgtacgtatatgtCATGCTATACATGGCTACATGTTATTGTGGTGCTAAATTCAGCTGCTCTTCCAATGAACAAACATATAAATTAGAATCACGCACATggaatatttttagcgggtcaagcagtactataaatcaaGAACACGTGTAATGGTATCCATGAGTTACtgaatgtttttgagggttcagctcaatgcATGCATACTACAGTTATTCATTAGTACAAGTCTACACGTAATTCACATACTGTAGAAAGTTCTTGTGAATCGGCTGCAGTGATGGAATTGCTTGGTGGCTTTGTACAGCTATACACTTGTTTTGTTATGTTTTGTGCTAGATACGTACATGGTTTGAAGATAATGATGTGTAGTTTGACACACTTTTGCTTTATCTTATTCTGGTAGGCTACAATTGGAAAGTTTGCCCCTTAGTTTGTCGGCTATGCCCAGGTGAGCCACAGCGAGATATGTGTGTATGAAGTTAACAATACTGCACATGTGTGTCTATATGTATGATAAGTTTGACACTTCAAGATAGTTTTTGTTACTGTCTGTATGTGGGACAAATTGTAACGAAAGTTAGTTAGTATGTAGtttatatatatacttcttAGATTTTTTGAAAACCACAATCAGTTGTGACTGTTTTATCTGATATTTTCTTTTGTCCCCTCCAGCACGACTCCCAAGAGCTGTTAGCTTTTCTTATTGGATGGTCTACATGAAGACCTGAATCAAGTGTTGAAGAAACCATATGTTGACATGGATATAAAGAGCGAGGGAAGAGATGACAAGGTAATTATTGCAAAGCAGTTGAGTTGTTTttttcatacagtatgatagtactgggTCATGAATGTTTGGgcttttctagccaaaaatatcataccaaaaccagcttcacaataccttcatggggACTTGCTttattggtgaggtataagcAAGTCCAAAAGTGTCTACAGAACAGTCAAAAATGCTTCtgataagttgctacagaattttaaaaaatttatctagtggaattttatgctgactgaatAACTAATTGCCTgtctgatgcctttagacaagtaTAACTTGACAGCCACTAAGGCTATAGACCCtgatttttttttcactgttagacgttgcttcagcctgactgaTACTttttggtataccacagtacatacaatgcatgcttcatggatttacctgtatcctcctttgtgtcccatttatctttgctgacagggaaagatttcaattcatggtagcgtagcatgatggcttccctatgtaaCCTTAGTCTGAGTTTTCcgttgtgactggattaattaTAGAGACCCTTCACGTAGTGTTGTtcgtttgtaatgttgtgtaacaggctgaaaacgaagcataatAGCACTTTGCTTTCactagtaattgatagttggggtgcatgttCAAATGCAAAATTAGGCATGCGTGCTGTTATacgtgtaggttagagacctagcacgaaGATCCGAGGGTGTGGTCTCTAACCGACTCAGaaaatatatgcattatgtatatatgggcatataggtggagtcattgtgggattgggttatatgttGTACTGAAATCGTCATGCAATATTAAATAATCACggaagactgaacatgtttTTGTTGAAGTGTTGAAAAAAATCGAAGCTCACACCGCTTTCTTTCGCAAGTTAGACTAATTGGATCTGACACAGCTGGGAAACGGCAGTGATTGATAATGTCGAGCTGGGTTAGCGGTAGCCAGTGCCTATGGCGTCAtagcagtgtaaagaacacgTATGTCtaagaagcagcttgtgtggatttatatgATGGGAacaagttgtcacaagttgtgccttcagtggcACCACAGTAGCATGAAGAACAGGCACGGTTTCttatatggaccacacccacattacacgtaGCGAAAAATAACATtgtacaaggaagcttacctagTTAGGTCttggtaaagtccatccatagtttACTAGATGACGAAAACAGCCAtaaacactctagaaacagatgggcgCTAAACAGAATTGTCCGTGATATTTTTGGACTTCTCCATTCATCGCAACAAATGTACGTACAACGTTAGATTGTACttcccataatcgaattcttttaggtatgcctataaaatgaatagagtggttgaccacatgttggcctgggtgagtggtcacccactgcaggctatcagcctgattatGCGTGGAGGGAGCATATTGCAAATgaatgatcgaaagtgagatttgtgatgcttgaggtcttttctgccAGCAGGTtactaaccattttaagaacctgctagcaggatTTTAAAGACCCAGCTCAGGTGCAATACGCatttatgtacaatgcacatgcctatctgaagcatttaacatgttTGCATGTACTACAGACATACACACAGTTTGTGCCCTTTATAAGTCCGGTAATGTACAAGTTTACACTAATTAGATTCACACCCCATATATATAGGAGTAATTTTGTATACCCCTACACAAAATGTCTCCTATATATACAGAAGCACTTGTACTGAAATAGTGTACCCCTATACCAAGCAGCATCCCTCTATACTATAGGAGACATTTTCTGTACCCAAATTTTTGCATAAGGTACACAAAATGTCTcccatatatgtgactggatctgcaaaaaccggacataatcgcacaagcctaaatttacagtataaagcattgaatacaattgGTAAAATAATTCGTATTATcaaaaaaattccgtaaattttttaaATGCCTTGTTCTCTGTGAAGAAAGAGTATAACGGTAAAAACCTTGATATCACcgtattcgcctactcaagaggggTTGGTTTCATTGCAGTAGGCTAAACGAAATTTAAGTTATGgctgtttgtttatgtcacgttGAAGCGATAGTtcgcgatcaatttttcttcactgattttgtctTCCTTTGCAATGAACAAAGGTAAcagaaggaaaaacttacccagtgtAGTGGATTCCCCTGTCCATAACAaacatgatggtgcaagttTCAACTCTGTACGTcattgcatttgtaagttacaaccgttttagtaagcccctgtaatttattttccctatgcTTAcagtacaaatcgatcttttgGTTGTTGCTACTTTGCAGGGCTGTATCTCCAAAAGTTCTTGGCATATGAAACTGAAACTTCACCAGAACATACACTTGACTAACTAGATTATAAATAGTAAATAAAATGGAGTTTGAAAATGTGTGATTATGTctggttttcgcagatccggtcacatacatattataggagaaattttACGTAGGGTACGCAAAATGTCTCCCATATAATATAGGAGAAACGTTCTGTAGGGTACGCAAAATGTCTCCTGTATATTATAGGAGGAATTTTGCACACCTTATGCAAAAAATGTCTCTTGTCTccgtatattagggatcatgaagatttggggGTTTTCTGGCAAATCTCATCCGAAAACcatcctcacaataccttcacggcaccttggcagtattggttagtagTATTCAAGCCTATAGTACGTATGTCTTCAAATTGACTCCTGATACTTCTATATGAAATTTTTTGTTTTTATTcaactgtttttttttgctaacTTGCTAATTCCTTCAGCCATAAGTTGACCAATGGTATTATTATGCTATGGGCTCACTATTCAATTTTGCTTTGGCCTGAAACGTGCCTTTCGCCAATCGCAACAGCTATAGTACACGCATTGTAAATTTATCTATCCCTTGTACCCTGCTATTGGCGATACAATAAGATAGAAACAAACAGAATGCTGATATAAAACTGTGATGCTAATGCAATGCTTATTGTATAATGAAAAGTGCTAAAGACTATTAACCTTTAATCCTgaatgccactatagtggctctaAATAAATGGTCGTGTACAATACCCGTATACTTCAATGTACAGAGATGGGATAACGTTTAATGGAATCCTTGAtgaacaagtacacaatttttttttggaattttcaactagagtagggactatagcacattgataaaaagtattgaaacaagctggagtagtgcgcaacattatatcacaataaaacaataagaagtgttttatccctactgtgttcaaga comes from Dysidea avara chromosome 4, odDysAvar1.4, whole genome shotgun sequence and encodes:
- the LOC136252208 gene encoding ubiquitin carboxyl-terminal hydrolase 4-like, with translation MRFTTSGMSSSSYWGYDQPSEPGVCGLSNLGNTCFMNSALQCLSNTYTLTDYFLKDAYRKHINEKNPLVMGGNLAKAYGSLLHEMWSGKTSYIHPRNLKVSVCMS